A genomic region of Fodinisporobacter ferrooxydans contains the following coding sequences:
- a CDS encoding NAD(P)/FAD-dependent oxidoreductase, protein MRYDVVIVGAGPSGIFAAYELTKLKPELKVVLIDKGHDIKHRNCPILEEKIEKCPPATKKKEYAGCLPACSITAGWGGAGAYSDGKFNLTTEFGGWMTDFLAPSRVLELIEYADSINLAHGATDVITDPTTHEVAQIERQAAAAGLKLLKARVRHLGTEENIKILKNIYETLENKMEFRFRTYVEDLIVETIEGTNDKRPNYRITGVRLKNGEEVFADSVIIGPGRDGSEWLAKMLKRYGVSMFNNQVDIGVRVETSDVIMQEINKHLYEAKFIFNTSVGTRVRTFCSNPSGHVVVENHSGVMTANGHSYKDPALGSKNTNFALLVSHTFTEPFDKPIEYAKEISRRANDLSNGSVIVQKYGDILKGRRSTVKRLQEGFIEPTLKEAVPGDIGLVLPYNTMKSLIEMMDALDKVTPGIASEHTLFYGVEAKFYSARPRLNDKFETDIQGLFTVGDGAGITRGLAQASAAGIHVARHICSKQS, encoded by the coding sequence ATGCGGTATGATGTTGTGATCGTCGGTGCCGGACCCAGCGGTATATTTGCTGCTTATGAATTGACGAAGCTAAAACCGGAATTGAAAGTAGTATTGATTGACAAAGGCCATGATATAAAACATAGAAATTGCCCGATTCTTGAAGAAAAAATTGAGAAATGTCCCCCGGCAACAAAGAAAAAAGAATATGCAGGATGTTTGCCGGCCTGTTCGATTACAGCAGGTTGGGGTGGGGCCGGTGCATATAGTGACGGAAAATTTAACCTGACGACAGAATTTGGCGGCTGGATGACCGATTTTCTGGCACCTTCCCGGGTTTTAGAGCTGATCGAATATGCAGACTCGATCAATCTGGCTCATGGCGCGACAGATGTGATTACAGACCCTACCACACATGAAGTGGCGCAGATTGAACGGCAGGCGGCTGCAGCCGGACTTAAATTGTTGAAAGCCCGCGTTCGCCATTTGGGTACGGAAGAAAATATAAAAATTTTGAAAAATATCTACGAAACATTAGAAAATAAAATGGAGTTTCGTTTCCGCACATATGTGGAGGACTTGATCGTAGAGACAATAGAAGGTACAAATGACAAACGTCCAAACTACCGGATTACAGGTGTACGCTTGAAAAACGGCGAAGAAGTGTTTGCGGATTCCGTCATTATTGGCCCAGGCCGTGATGGTTCCGAATGGTTGGCCAAAATGTTAAAGCGATACGGCGTAAGCATGTTTAATAACCAAGTAGACATCGGAGTACGTGTCGAAACATCCGATGTCATTATGCAAGAGATCAACAAACATCTGTATGAAGCGAAATTTATTTTTAATACGAGCGTGGGGACAAGAGTCAGAACATTCTGTTCCAATCCGAGCGGCCACGTTGTCGTTGAAAACCACTCCGGCGTCATGACTGCAAATGGCCACTCCTATAAGGATCCGGCATTGGGAAGCAAAAATACGAATTTTGCATTGCTCGTCTCCCATACGTTCACAGAGCCATTTGACAAGCCGATTGAATACGCCAAAGAGATTAGCCGCCGTGCCAATGATTTATCAAATGGATCTGTAATCGTTCAGAAATATGGGGACATTCTGAAAGGTCGCCGATCCACGGTAAAGCGATTGCAGGAAGGATTTATTGAGCCCACTCTCAAGGAAGCAGTACCGGGAGACATTGGACTTGTGTTGCCATACAATACGATGAAGTCCTTGATTGAAATGATGGATGCCCTCGACAAAGTTACACCTGGCATTGCTTCAGAACATACGTTGTTTTATGGCGTAGAAGCGAAATTTTATAGTGCGAGACCTCGACTGAACGACAAGTTTGAAACGGACATTCAAGGATTGTTTACCGTTGGGGACGGAGCTGGGATTACTCGCGGATTGGCGCAAGCTTCTGCAGCAGGAATCCATGTGGCGAGGCATATTTGTTCAAAGCAATCGTAA